The Deinococcota bacterium genome contains the following window.
TCGAGCGCCACCTGCTCCCGGGGGGCCAGCCCCAGGAGCGCGTCTTGAGTCCCTTCAGCCCCTTTCTGAAGTTTGGCGTCCGGCACGTGATGGCGCGCCTTCTCAGCCTGGAACCCGAGGGCGAGCAGGTGCTCGACCTCTAGAAGGAGCGGCCTCCCTTGCCTGTCTTTGTCTACGAGCTCGAGGAGGCGGCCGCGCGCGGCGCTGGAGGAGAGGCTAGCCGCCCCGCCTCGAGATCGAATAGTTGGGCGCGTCCTTGGTGACGGTCACGTCGTGCGGGTGCGACTCGATCAGGCTGGCGGCGGTGATCTTCACGAACTGGGCCCGCTCCTGCAGCGCCTGAATGTCCGGGGTGCCGCAGTAGCCCATCGCGCTGCGCAGGCCGCCCACGAGCTGGTATATAACGTCGCCGACCGGCCCTTTGTAGGCCACCATGCCCTCGATGCCCTCGGGAACGAGCTTCTTGCCGTCCTCCTGAAAGTAGCGGTCGGCGCTGCCGCCGGCCATCGCGCCAAGAGAGCCCATGCCGCGGTAGGCCTTGTAGCGGCGGCCGTCTCTTAAGATGTCCTCGCCGGGCGCCTCCGAGGTGCCCGCGAACATCGAGCCGACCATGATGCAGTCCGCCCCGGCGGCGATCGCCTTGGGCAGGTCGCCGGTGTGCTTGACGCCGCCGTCGGAGATGAGCGGGACGCCCGCCTCGCGTGCGACCGGGGCGACCTCCATCACGGCGGTGATCTGCGGCATGCCGACGCCGGTGACCACGCGGGTGGTGCAGATCGAGCCGGGCCCTACGCCCACCTTGACCGCGTCGGCGCCCCTGTCGATGAGGTCGCGCGCCGCCTCGGCGGTCGCCACGTTGCCCGCCACCACGTCCACGGCAAAGGTCCCCTTGAGATAGGCGAGCGCGTCTAAGATGCCCTGCGCGTGGCCGTGGGCGGAGTCGAGCACCAGCGCGTCCGCGCCGGCCTTGACGAGTGCCGCCGCCCGCTCCGCCAAATCCTGGCTGACGCCCACGGCCGCCGCCACCCGGAGGCGGCCCAACTCGTCCTTGGCGGCATGGGGGAACTCGAGCTTTTTCATGATGTCCTTGATGGTGATGAGACCGCGCAGGATAAAACCCTCGTCGACCACCAGCAGCTTTTCGACCTTGTGATTCTTCAAGATAGCGCGGGCCTCTTCGAGGGTCGTTCCCACCGGCACCGTCACCAGCTCGTCTTTGGTCATGAGATCGTCGACGCGCTTGGAGTAGTCGTCCTCGAAGCGCAGGTCGCGGTTGGTCAAGATGCCGACGAGCCGGCCGCTCGCCTCGACGATAGGCACGCCGCTGATGCGGTAGTCGCCCATGATCTTTTCGGCCTGGGCCAAGGTGGCGCCGCGGGTCAGAGTGATGGGATCAACGATCATGCCGGCTTCGGAGCGCTTCACCTTGAGAACCATCTCGGCCTGGGCCGCGATGCTCATCTTCTTGTGGACGACGCCGATGCCGCCCTGGCGCGCCATGGCGATCGCCATCTGCGTCTCGGTGACGGTATCCATCGCAGCCGAGACGACGGGGACGTGGAGTGAGACATTGCGAGAAAAACGCGCGCCCGTGTCCGCGTCACGCGGCAGGACCCGCGAGTGCGCGGGCACCAGGAGCACGTCGTCGAAGGTCAGCGCTTCGCCCCTGAATTTTTCTGGAAGCCGGACTTGGGTCTCGGCCACCGGTCGGGCGATCACATCGGTCGCCATAGCATCACCTCAGCATCACCTCTCTTGCGCCGGAGCGCGTCTCGGCGATTATAACCCAAGTTTATAAGCCCGGTGCACCGTTCGGAGCGTTTTGTCCAGCGGTGGCTTCGTCGGGCCGGTCTTCGTTTCAGCTTTGAAGACCTCGTCTGGAGCGGGGCTAGGACGGGCAAGGTCTGCTTGGCTATGCCGTAGCCGCGATACAGTCAGGCCAGGAAAGGCCGGCGCACTTTGACAGTTCGGGTTCCACGGGTTCCAGGGCGGGCTCCAGGCAGCGCCCCTTGCTTGGGTAAACCTTGGGACGTTCCTCGAGTCATTCTCGAGCCCTCCGCTTTGCGCTAGGCTTAAGACCATGCCGCTTCCTACCCTGTTCTTGGCCAAGAACCTCGAGCCCGCTCTCCTCTCGGGCCATCCCTGGCTCTACCGCAACCACTTGCCAGGTCATGACCTGAAGTCGGGCGACTGGGTCAGGATGCAGGCGGGCAGGGCCAGCGCCGTCGGCCTCTACGATTCGGAGGGCGCCATTGCCGTGCGCCTCTTCAGCCGCGTTCACGTGCCCGACCGGGCCCTGATCGAAGCGCGGGTGAGCGAAGCCCTGGACCTCCGCGAGCGCCTTTTCGCGGGGCAAGACACCACGGCTTACCGGCTCCTCTACGGCGAGGGCGATTACCTGCCCGGAATCACCGTGGACTGCTACGCGCGTTACGCCGTCTTGCAAAGCTACGCTCGCAGCCTGAGCATTCTGGTCCCGGAGGTGGTCAGGGCGATCTCGAATCAGCTCAAGCTGCGCGGCCTCAAGCTGAGCGGTATCGTCACTCGCAAGGAGGCGGGTCTGGAGGTGCTCTGGGGCCAGCGCCCGCCGCCCGAGCTCACGGTGACGGAAAACGGCCTGAAGCTCATCGCCAACCTCTACGAGGGCCAGAAGACCGGCCTCTTTTTGGACCACCGCGACAACCGCCTGACGCTCGGCCGCTTCTGCGAGGGCAAGACCGTCTTGAATCTCTTTTCCTACAGCGGCGCCTTTTCGCTCTACGCGGCCAAGGGGGGCGCCGCGCGCGTCACCAGCGTGGACATCGCGCCCGCCGCGACCGCGGACGCCAAGCGCAACTTCGCGCTCAACGGCTTCGACCCGGAGGCGCACGCCTTTGTCTCAGCCGACGTATTCACGCTGCTCGAGGGTTACGCGCGTGAGGGCAAGGGTTTTGACATCGTGGTGCTCGACCCGCCCTCGCTGGCACGGAACAAGGCGAGCCGCCACGCCGCCGCGCGCGCCTACCGCAAGCTCAACAGCCTGGCCTTGCGCTGCGTCACCCCCGGCGGCCTGCTGGCGACGGCCAGCTGCACCTCACAGGTGTCCCCCGCGGACTTCACGAAGCTTCTCGGCGAGGCGGCGGCCGAGGCGGGGCGGCGCTTTCAGCTCCTCCACGAGGCGGGTCACGCCCCCGACCATCCGGTGCCCGCGACCTTTCCCGAAGGACGCTACCTCAAGTTCGCGATCGGCCGGGTGCTCGACTAGACGCGCGCCTCGAGCCAGCTTGCCATGTCCTCTAAGACCCCTTCCTTGCCGTAGTCGTTGAAGAGCTCATGGTAGTGGCCGTCGTAGACCGTAAACGTCTTGTCGCCCCCACCCGCCTTGTCGTACAGCAACCGGCTTCCGGCCAGTGCGGCTATCTTGTCCTCACTACCGCACATGACGAGCAGGGGCAAGCTTAGCTCGGCCAGCCTCGCCTCGAGCGAGCTGCCTGCGCCGCTCAGCTCCGCCGCTACCCTCGCCCGCACCCTCTTGTTGTAGACGAGCGTGTCCGCCCGGTAGGCGCGCACGACCTCGGGGTCTCGTGAGATGTCCT
Protein-coding sequences here:
- the guaB gene encoding IMP dehydrogenase — protein: MATDVIARPVAETQVRLPEKFRGEALTFDDVLLVPAHSRVLPRDADTGARFSRNVSLHVPVVSAAMDTVTETQMAIAMARQGGIGVVHKKMSIAAQAEMVLKVKRSEAGMIVDPITLTRGATLAQAEKIMGDYRISGVPIVEASGRLVGILTNRDLRFEDDYSKRVDDLMTKDELVTVPVGTTLEEARAILKNHKVEKLLVVDEGFILRGLITIKDIMKKLEFPHAAKDELGRLRVAAAVGVSQDLAERAAALVKAGADALVLDSAHGHAQGILDALAYLKGTFAVDVVAGNVATAEAARDLIDRGADAVKVGVGPGSICTTRVVTGVGMPQITAVMEVAPVAREAGVPLISDGGVKHTGDLPKAIAAGADCIMVGSMFAGTSEAPGEDILRDGRRYKAYRGMGSLGAMAGGSADRYFQEDGKKLVPEGIEGMVAYKGPVGDVIYQLVGGLRSAMGYCGTPDIQALQERAQFVKITAASLIESHPHDVTVTKDAPNYSISRRGG
- a CDS encoding class I SAM-dependent rRNA methyltransferase, coding for MPLPTLFLAKNLEPALLSGHPWLYRNHLPGHDLKSGDWVRMQAGRASAVGLYDSEGAIAVRLFSRVHVPDRALIEARVSEALDLRERLFAGQDTTAYRLLYGEGDYLPGITVDCYARYAVLQSYARSLSILVPEVVRAISNQLKLRGLKLSGIVTRKEAGLEVLWGQRPPPELTVTENGLKLIANLYEGQKTGLFLDHRDNRLTLGRFCEGKTVLNLFSYSGAFSLYAAKGGAARVTSVDIAPAATADAKRNFALNGFDPEAHAFVSADVFTLLEGYAREGKGFDIVVLDPPSLARNKASRHAAARAYRKLNSLALRCVTPGGLLATASCTSQVSPADFTKLLGEAAAEAGRRFQLLHEAGHAPDHPVPATFPEGRYLKFAIGRVLD